From the genome of Chlorocebus sabaeus isolate Y175 chromosome 2, mChlSab1.0.hap1, whole genome shotgun sequence, one region includes:
- the LOC140710131 gene encoding uncharacterized protein gives MRTASLTGDHMPGRPAPPPLAVPSIWKDKDSHPVTQQGHLCHFHPTPERGPTAVTLSGAGSHGGYPLRSGVPRRLPSAERGSHGRLPSAERDPTGGYPLRSGIPRAVTLSGAGVPRQLPSPERGSHGSYPLWSGGPTAVTLSGAGSHGQLPSAERGSHGSYPLWSGVPRRLPSPERGSHGGYPLWSGGPTGSYPLRSGGPTAVTLSGAGVPRRLPSLERGSHGQLPSAERGSHGGYPLRSGGPTAVTLSGAGVPRQLPSLEQGSHGGYPLQSGPSPSLSDPVILSSDVAPLGWGHWSPCLVWA, from the exons ATGAGGACAGCGTCCCTGACAGGAGACCACATGCCCGGCAGACCCGCTCCACCACCCCTCGCCGTCCCCTCCATCTGGAAGGACAAGGACAGCCACCCAGTCACCCAGCAGGGGCACTTGTGTCACTTTCACCCCACCCCAGAGCGGGGTCCCACGGCG GTTACCCTCTCCGGAGCGGGGTCCCACGGCGGTTACCCTCTCCGGAGCGGGGTCCCACGGCGGTTACCCTCTGCAGAGCGGGGGTCCCACGGGCGGTTACCCTCTGCGGAGCGGGATCCCACGGGCGGTTACCCTCTGCGGAGCGGGATCCCACGGGCGGTTACCCTCTCCGGAGCGGGGGTCCCACGGCAGTTACCCTCTCCGGAGCGGGGGTCCCACGGCAGTTACCCTCTCTGGAGCGGGGGTCCCACGGCGGTTACCCTCTCTGGAGCGGGGTCCCACGGGCAGTTACCCTCTGCGGAGCGGGGGTCCCACGGCAGTTACCCTCTCTGGAGCGGGGTCCCACGGCGGTTACCCTCTCCGGAGCGGGGGTCCCACGGCGGTTACCCTCTCTGGAGCGGGGGTCCCACGGGCAGTTACCCTCTGCGGAGCGGGGGTCCCACGGCGGTTACCCTCTCCGGAGCGGGGGTCCCACGGCGGTTACCCTCTCTGGAGCGGGGGTCCCACGGGCAGTTACCCTCTGCGGAGCGGGGGTCCCACGGCGGTTACCCTCTCCGGAGCGGGGGTCCCACGGCAGTTACCCTCTCTGGAGCGGGGGTCCCACGGCAGTTACCCTCTCTGGAGCAGGGGTCCCACGGCGGTTACCCTCTGCAGAGCGGCCCCTCCCCATCACTGTCAGACCCCGTGATTCTCAGCAGTGACGTTGCCCCCTTGGGTTGGGGGCACTGGAGCCCCTGCCTTGTGTGGGCCTAA